In Longimicrobium sp., a single window of DNA contains:
- the rsmB gene encoding 16S rRNA (cytosine(967)-C(5))-methyltransferase RsmB has protein sequence MKGRATPTRHAALETLRRVRTGDLADRALEHATRGLEPRDRAWTQELVYGTFRLRGRLDHVLDALVRDGVAKLEEEVLDVLRLGAYQLLEMGSVPPYAAVSESVELARDAGASRAAGLVNGVLQNLHRRRDQLRFPSFELDPAAHLATAGSHPRWLLDRWIARWGAEDVRALVEANNARPELYLRPLGMAREEAAERLAAAGIAAELVSFAPDSLRIPPPGTAADALAVVPAVVQDPAAALVVRYAAAPEGATVLDLCAAPGGKALGLAEPGTRVAAADLSRRRMRRVVENAERIGWRDRVAAVVADARMPPFRPADVVLLDAPCTGTGTFRRHPDGRWRIAPHDLQALTELQDQLLRAAAEVVRPGGVLVYSTCSLEREENEDRMERFLAEHPDWSMSPAPGAVDGALLDERGRLCVLPQRQGVDGAFAARMRRNA, from the coding sequence ATGAAGGGGCGGGCGACCCCCACCCGGCACGCGGCGCTCGAGACGCTGCGCCGCGTGCGCACCGGCGACCTGGCGGACCGCGCGCTGGAGCATGCCACGCGCGGGCTGGAGCCGCGCGACCGCGCCTGGACGCAGGAGCTGGTGTACGGCACCTTTCGGCTGCGCGGACGGCTGGACCACGTGCTCGACGCGCTGGTGCGCGACGGGGTGGCGAAGCTGGAGGAGGAGGTGCTGGACGTGCTGCGCCTGGGCGCGTACCAGCTCCTGGAGATGGGGAGCGTCCCCCCGTACGCCGCCGTCAGCGAGTCGGTGGAGCTGGCGCGCGACGCGGGCGCATCGCGTGCGGCGGGGCTGGTGAACGGCGTTCTCCAGAACCTGCACCGCCGGCGCGACCAGCTCCGCTTCCCGAGCTTCGAGCTCGATCCCGCGGCGCACCTGGCCACGGCGGGCTCGCACCCGCGCTGGCTGCTCGACCGATGGATCGCGCGCTGGGGCGCCGAAGACGTCCGGGCTCTCGTCGAGGCGAACAACGCCCGTCCCGAGCTCTATCTGCGCCCGCTGGGCATGGCGCGCGAGGAGGCGGCGGAGCGACTCGCGGCCGCCGGGATCGCGGCGGAGCTGGTGAGCTTCGCGCCCGACTCGCTGCGCATTCCGCCCCCCGGCACCGCGGCCGACGCGCTGGCCGTCGTCCCCGCGGTGGTGCAGGACCCCGCGGCCGCGCTGGTGGTGCGCTACGCCGCCGCTCCGGAGGGCGCCACGGTGCTGGACCTGTGCGCGGCTCCGGGCGGCAAGGCGCTGGGGCTGGCGGAGCCGGGCACCCGCGTGGCCGCCGCCGACCTGTCGCGCCGCCGCATGCGGCGCGTGGTGGAGAACGCGGAGCGCATCGGGTGGCGGGACCGGGTGGCCGCGGTGGTGGCGGACGCGCGCATGCCTCCCTTCCGCCCGGCGGACGTCGTGCTGCTGGACGCGCCCTGCACCGGTACCGGCACCTTTCGCCGCCACCCGGATGGGCGCTGGCGCATCGCCCCGCACGACCTGCAGGCACTCACCGAGCTGCAGGACCAGCTCCTGCGCGCGGCGGCGGAAGTCGTCCGCCCCGGCGGGGTGCTGGTGTACTCCACCTGTTCGCTCGAGCGCGAGGAGAACGAAGACCGGATGGAGCGTTTTCTGGCCGAGCACCCGGATTGGTCGATGAGCCCCGCCCCCGGCGCGGTGGACGGCGCGTTGCTGGACGAGCGCGGGCGCCTCTGCGTCCTGCCGCAGCGGCAGGGGGTGGACGGCGCCTTCGCCGCGCGCATGCGGAGGAACGCGTGA
- a CDS encoding thiazole synthase, whose translation MATAMLDVQTMDEPLVIAGRPLRSRLLVGTGKYRNNDEMVQAIEASGAEVVTVAVRRVDLDRTKEEGVLFHLDPERFLLLPNTAGCYTAEDAVRYARLARAAGFTDWVKLEVIGDQETLLPDADATIRAARELVADGFKVLAYTNDDLITALRLEDAGCAAVMPLASPIGSGLGLVNPYNIRTIKARLQVPVIVDAGVGTASDAAVTMEQGVDGILMNTALAEAQEPVRMARAMALATEAGRLAFLAGRMPRRERAVPSSPRKGMLD comes from the coding sequence ATGGCGACCGCAATGCTGGACGTGCAGACGATGGACGAGCCGCTCGTGATCGCGGGCCGCCCGCTCCGCTCCCGCCTCCTGGTGGGAACGGGGAAGTACCGCAACAACGACGAGATGGTGCAGGCGATCGAGGCATCCGGCGCCGAGGTGGTGACCGTCGCCGTGCGCCGCGTGGACCTGGACCGCACGAAAGAAGAAGGCGTCCTCTTCCATCTGGACCCGGAGCGCTTCCTCCTCCTTCCCAACACCGCCGGCTGCTACACGGCGGAGGACGCGGTGCGCTACGCCCGCCTGGCGCGCGCCGCCGGCTTCACCGACTGGGTGAAGCTGGAGGTGATCGGCGACCAGGAGACGCTCCTGCCCGACGCGGACGCGACCATCCGGGCCGCGCGTGAGCTGGTCGCGGACGGCTTCAAGGTCCTGGCGTACACCAACGACGACCTGATCACCGCCCTTCGTCTCGAAGACGCAGGCTGCGCGGCGGTGATGCCGCTGGCGTCACCCATCGGCAGCGGGCTGGGGCTGGTGAATCCGTACAACATCCGCACCATCAAGGCGCGCCTGCAGGTGCCGGTGATCGTGGACGCGGGCGTCGGCACGGCGTCCGACGCGGCGGTGACGATGGAGCAGGGCGTCGACGGCATCCTGATGAACACCGCCCTCGCCGAGGCGCAGGAGCCGGTGCGCATGGCGCGCGCGATGGCGCTGGCCACCGAGGCGGGGCGCCTGGCGTTCCTGGCCGGCCGCATGCCGCGCCGCGAGCGCGCGGTGCCGTCGTCGCCGCGCAAGGGGATGCTCGACTGA
- the thiS gene encoding sulfur carrier protein ThiS, whose translation MTTMTAVSIQVNGDEREVPAGLHVAALLEHLDLHPRMVVVERNGDILRREALDATPVEPGDRFELVHFVGGG comes from the coding sequence ATGACGACGATGACGGCGGTTTCGATCCAGGTGAACGGCGACGAGCGCGAGGTCCCCGCGGGGCTCCACGTCGCCGCGCTGCTGGAGCACCTCGATCTCCACCCGCGCATGGTGGTGGTGGAGCGCAACGGCGACATCCTGCGCCGCGAAGCGCTGGACGCGACGCCGGTGGAGCCCGGCGACCGCTTCGAGCTGGTACACTTCGTCGGCGGGGGCTGA
- a CDS encoding thiamine phosphate synthase: MTASAPRAELPPLHVVTDDATAARPDFLRAAAEVVAEGGPSIVLHLRAPSANGLAVYRWAEALRTLTRDAGALLLVNDRVDVALAVDADGVQLGQRGLPAADARRLAGAERMVGVSVHTSPEVDEAREGGADFVLVGNVYATASHPGRAGIGVGALAGFKGLPLVAIGGVTPERVAELREAGVRGVAAIRGVWDAPSPARAVRSYLKEWMG, translated from the coding sequence ATGACCGCTTCGGCGCCGAGGGCTGAGCTTCCGCCCCTCCACGTCGTCACCGACGACGCCACGGCCGCGCGTCCGGACTTCCTCCGCGCCGCCGCTGAAGTGGTGGCCGAAGGCGGCCCGTCGATCGTGCTCCACCTGCGCGCGCCGTCCGCGAACGGGCTTGCGGTGTACAGGTGGGCGGAGGCGCTCCGCACGCTGACCCGCGACGCCGGCGCCCTGCTCCTAGTGAACGATCGCGTGGACGTGGCGCTCGCGGTGGACGCGGACGGCGTGCAGCTCGGACAGCGCGGCCTCCCCGCGGCGGATGCGCGGAGGCTGGCAGGTGCGGAGCGGATGGTTGGCGTCTCCGTGCACACATCGCCCGAAGTGGACGAGGCGCGGGAGGGCGGCGCGGACTTCGTACTGGTGGGCAACGTCTACGCGACCGCGTCGCATCCGGGGCGCGCGGGGATCGGGGTAGGGGCGCTCGCGGGGTTCAAGGGGCTCCCGCTCGTCGCCATCGGCGGGGTGACGCCGGAGCGGGTGGCGGAGCTCAGGGAGGCGGGGGTGCGGGGCGTCGCGGCCATCCGCGGCGTGTGGGACGCGCCGAGCCCGGCACGGGCGGTGCGCAGCTATCTGAAGGAGTGGATGGGATGA
- the fmt gene encoding methionyl-tRNA formyltransferase produces MRILFWGTPEFAVTPLRAIADEGHDVVGVVTQPDRPAGRGRGIAMSAVKREAMEMGVPVLQPERARGDEFMAQARALEPELSVVVAYGQILKPEVLELPPMGSINIHASLLPELRGAAPIQWAVARGYQTTGVTIMRMEAGLDSGPMILRVEEPILADDSASELAERLSAVGAEAVVEALALMESGQAVEEVQDHSRATFAPKIDRVTARIDWTLSAERVSLHVRAMDEVPGAWTPHGARGAVKLFRPRASGGTGEPGRVMAVGEDGVLVACGEGAVLVREVQPPGKRRMAAGEWVRGRGVSVDDRFGAEG; encoded by the coding sequence GTGAGGATCCTCTTCTGGGGAACGCCCGAGTTCGCCGTGACCCCGCTGCGCGCCATCGCGGACGAGGGGCACGACGTGGTGGGCGTCGTCACCCAGCCGGACCGGCCGGCGGGGCGGGGAAGGGGGATCGCCATGAGCGCCGTCAAGCGCGAGGCGATGGAGATGGGCGTCCCCGTCCTGCAGCCGGAGCGCGCCCGCGGCGACGAGTTCATGGCGCAGGCCAGGGCGCTGGAGCCCGAGCTCTCCGTGGTCGTGGCGTACGGGCAGATCTTGAAGCCGGAGGTGCTGGAGCTGCCGCCGATGGGCTCCATCAACATCCACGCGTCGCTCCTCCCCGAGCTGCGCGGCGCGGCGCCCATCCAGTGGGCGGTGGCGCGCGGTTACCAGACGACGGGCGTCACCATCATGCGCATGGAGGCGGGACTCGATTCCGGTCCCATGATCCTCCGCGTTGAGGAGCCGATCCTGGCCGACGACTCCGCGAGCGAGCTGGCGGAGCGGCTGTCGGCGGTCGGGGCCGAGGCGGTGGTGGAGGCGCTGGCGCTGATGGAGAGCGGCCAGGCCGTCGAGGAGGTGCAGGATCACTCGCGCGCCACCTTTGCCCCCAAGATCGACCGCGTGACGGCGCGCATCGACTGGACGCTCTCCGCCGAGCGCGTGTCGCTGCACGTCCGCGCGATGGACGAGGTGCCGGGCGCGTGGACCCCGCACGGCGCGCGCGGTGCGGTGAAGCTCTTTCGCCCGCGCGCCAGCGGCGGCACGGGAGAGCCGGGGCGGGTGATGGCGGTGGGCGAAGACGGCGTGCTCGTCGCCTGCGGGGAGGGCGCCGTCCTCGTGCGCGAGGTGCAGCCGCCGGGGAAGCGGCGCATGGCCGCCGGCGAGTGGGTGCGCGGGCGCGGCGTGTCGGTGGATGACCGCTTCGGCGCCGAGGGCTGA
- the def gene encoding peptide deformylase produces MAILKIETLGAEVLRRRADEIEFSGDDPELDRLIEDMFETMYDAHGIGLAAPQVGISRRLIVVHVNEEGEEPFALLNPRVVESGKAREKGEEGCLSIPNISAAVERPATVVVEGVDPKGNAVRIEADGMLARCLQHEIDHLDGILFLDRLSPLKRNMLVKKYRKQES; encoded by the coding sequence ATGGCGATTCTGAAGATCGAGACGCTCGGCGCCGAGGTCCTGCGCCGCCGCGCCGACGAGATCGAGTTCAGCGGCGACGACCCCGAGCTGGACCGCCTCATCGAAGACATGTTCGAGACGATGTACGACGCGCACGGCATCGGCCTCGCCGCGCCGCAGGTGGGGATCTCCCGCCGGCTCATCGTCGTGCACGTCAACGAGGAGGGGGAGGAGCCGTTCGCCCTCCTCAACCCGCGCGTCGTGGAGTCCGGGAAGGCACGGGAGAAGGGGGAGGAGGGGTGCCTCAGCATCCCCAACATCTCCGCCGCGGTGGAGCGGCCGGCGACCGTGGTGGTGGAAGGCGTCGATCCCAAGGGGAACGCGGTGCGCATCGAGGCGGACGGGATGCTCGCGCGCTGCCTCCAGCACGAGATCGACCACCTGGACGGCATCCTCTTCCTGGACCGCCTGTCGCCGCTGAAGCGCAACATGCTCGTCAAGAAGTACCGCAAGCAGGAATCGTGA
- the yajC gene encoding preprotein translocase subunit YajC → MPSLILAQAATSQSPFVSFLPIVAMLAIFYFILFVPQKRQMKQHQELISSLQKGDQVVTAGGLIGDVVAIKGDQVTLRTGTSTVVVEKARIQRKATAPADAK, encoded by the coding sequence ATGCCTTCCCTCATCCTGGCCCAGGCCGCGACATCCCAGAGCCCGTTCGTGAGCTTCCTGCCCATCGTGGCGATGCTCGCGATCTTTTACTTCATCCTCTTCGTCCCGCAGAAGCGGCAGATGAAGCAGCACCAGGAGCTGATCTCGTCGCTCCAGAAGGGCGACCAGGTGGTGACCGCGGGGGGGCTGATCGGCGACGTGGTGGCGATCAAGGGCGACCAGGTGACGCTGCGAACCGGTACCTCGACGGTGGTGGTGGAAAAGGCGCGCATCCAGCGCAAGGCCACCGCCCCGGCCGACGCCAAGTAG
- the tgt gene encoding tRNA guanosine(34) transglycosylase Tgt encodes MQEAGALFEFEIEAREGAARAGTLRLPHGEVRTPVFMPVGTQATVKTLTPEETSALGAQIILGNTYHLYLRPGHDTVRELGGLHRFQGWDKPILTDSGGFQVFSLSDISTIEEEGVTFQSHIDGSRHLFTPERVMEIERALGADIIMAFDQCPPGQSSRELATVAYERTLRWLERCRTRFAQLPDEDPEGPVQTLFPIVQGGVHPDLRVASARGTLAAGDWDGIAIGGLSVGEPKPAMHAMLEALYPELPERLPRYLMGVGYPDDLLEAIARGVDMFDCVAPTRNGRNGAVWIAAEGQVNIKGQRFRLDAGPLDPECDCYTCRTYTRAYLRHLFVAGEALSMRLLSIHNLRFLVRLAEQSRDAIAAGTFAGWSRGWLERFHEGKKKS; translated from the coding sequence GTGCAGGAGGCGGGAGCGCTGTTCGAGTTCGAGATCGAAGCCAGGGAGGGCGCCGCCCGCGCGGGCACCCTGCGCCTGCCGCACGGCGAGGTGCGCACCCCCGTGTTCATGCCGGTGGGCACGCAGGCCACGGTGAAGACGCTGACCCCCGAGGAGACCTCCGCGCTCGGCGCGCAGATCATCCTGGGGAACACGTACCACCTGTACCTGCGCCCCGGCCACGACACCGTGCGCGAGCTGGGCGGCCTGCACCGCTTCCAGGGGTGGGACAAGCCGATCCTCACCGACTCGGGCGGCTTCCAGGTGTTCTCCCTCTCCGACATCAGCACGATCGAGGAGGAGGGGGTCACCTTCCAGAGCCACATCGACGGCTCGCGCCACCTCTTCACCCCGGAGCGGGTGATGGAGATCGAGCGGGCGCTGGGGGCCGACATCATCATGGCCTTCGACCAGTGCCCGCCGGGGCAGAGCAGCCGCGAGCTGGCCACGGTGGCGTACGAGCGCACGCTGCGCTGGCTGGAGCGCTGCCGCACCCGCTTCGCGCAGCTCCCGGACGAGGACCCCGAGGGGCCGGTGCAGACGCTCTTCCCCATCGTGCAGGGCGGCGTCCACCCGGACCTGCGCGTGGCCAGCGCGCGCGGCACGCTGGCGGCGGGCGACTGGGACGGCATCGCCATCGGCGGGCTGTCGGTGGGGGAGCCGAAGCCGGCGATGCACGCCATGCTGGAGGCGCTCTACCCCGAGCTTCCCGAGCGGCTCCCGCGCTACCTGATGGGCGTCGGCTATCCGGACGACTTGCTGGAGGCGATCGCGCGGGGCGTGGACATGTTCGATTGCGTGGCGCCCACGCGGAACGGGCGCAACGGGGCCGTCTGGATCGCGGCGGAGGGGCAGGTGAACATCAAGGGGCAGCGCTTCCGCCTGGACGCGGGGCCGCTCGACCCCGAATGCGACTGCTACACCTGCCGCACCTACACGCGCGCCTACCTGCGCCACCTCTTCGTGGCCGGCGAGGCGCTGAGCATGCGGCTCCTCTCGATCCACAACCTGCGCTTCCTGGTGCGCCTGGCGGAGCAGTCGCGGGATGCGATCGCGGCGGGCACGTTCGCGGGGTGGAGCAGAGGGTGGCTGGAGAGGTTTCACGAGGGGAAAAAGAAGTCCTAA
- a CDS encoding PQQ-binding-like beta-propeller repeat protein encodes MAVPDGGKETGTDAAPALAGSMLVAGGARDGHSVAVDRFTRREVWRRDLYGFVWETPAVQGGRIFLGTQAARLYALDSSTGQSVWERALEGGSTYQAVCGDKLVVENTAVELFDAATGKRSGRKIGLAPDDFVSSGIAVSGNRAFFAGERKLYAIRCD; translated from the coding sequence CTGGCGGTACCAGACGGAGGGAAGGAGACCGGCACGGACGCGGCGCCCGCACTCGCTGGTTCGATGCTGGTGGCGGGCGGCGCCCGCGATGGGCATTCCGTCGCGGTCGACCGGTTTACACGACGCGAGGTGTGGCGGCGTGACCTGTACGGCTTCGTGTGGGAAACACCCGCGGTGCAGGGCGGCCGTATCTTCCTGGGCACGCAAGCGGCCCGCCTCTACGCTTTGGATTCGTCGACGGGCCAGAGCGTCTGGGAAAGGGCGCTGGAGGGTGGCTCCACCTATCAGGCGGTCTGCGGGGACAAATTGGTCGTGGAGAATACCGCGGTGGAGTTGTTCGACGCCGCAACGGGTAAGAGGTCGGGCCGGAAAATCGGTCTTGCGCCCGACGACTTCGTGAGTTCCGGAATCGCGGTATCCGGCAACCGCGCCTTCTTCGCCGGTGAGCGAAAGCTTTACGCAATCCGCTGCGACTGA
- a CDS encoding PDZ domain-containing protein encodes MRLVITRLLGVAGLLSVAPLGAQARAVEYELRFPRAEHHEVSVTATFRGLAASEPLQARMSRSSPGRYALHEFAKSVFDVSAADGRGRPLAVQRTATNGWVVAGHDGTVRLTYALWGDRVDGTYAAIDRSHAHLNPPSVFIWARGMEAAPIRLTVHPRPGWRITTQLFPTANPAVFTAPNLAWFMDSPLEAGPTSLRSWRTGRGADTVTWRLAVHHTAGEAEVDSFAAMAQKVVGEELAIWGAPPAYEGGTYTLLADYLPWASGDAMEHRNSTVLTSRKSLVSRADRVSNLAPLAHELFHSWNGERLRPRSLEPFNFEAQNQSPELWFVEGFTRYYGYLVVRRAGYYSDAEYTELISADIEAVTNAPGRAHHSAAEAGLDAPLTDGALSLDQTNRQNQSVSYYLWGHTLAVALDLNLRSRYRLTLDDYMRAMWREYGRFQTPELSPERPYTNAELRRVLGEVTRDPRFANEFFARYVEGREVPDFAALLEPAGLVLRRKAADKVYLGAVVEDDPGAVYVNGPKENGSLFQAGITGGDLIHSVDGEPTATAAALHAILARRRPGEVVRMEVSGRGMRFTVPVTLVANPSVEVVTRESAGLPVTPAMRALRESWLGSRAASR; translated from the coding sequence ATGAGGCTAGTGATCACACGGCTGCTCGGCGTCGCCGGGCTGCTGTCCGTGGCACCGCTGGGCGCGCAGGCGCGAGCCGTGGAGTACGAGCTCCGCTTCCCCCGGGCGGAGCACCATGAGGTGAGCGTCACGGCGACGTTCCGCGGCTTGGCGGCATCCGAGCCGCTCCAGGCGAGGATGAGCCGCTCCTCGCCGGGCCGGTACGCCCTTCACGAGTTCGCGAAAAGCGTGTTCGACGTCAGCGCGGCCGACGGACGCGGGCGGCCGCTTGCCGTTCAGCGGACCGCCACCAATGGTTGGGTGGTGGCGGGGCACGATGGCACCGTTCGTCTGACCTACGCGCTCTGGGGCGACCGTGTCGACGGCACGTATGCCGCCATCGACCGCTCGCATGCGCACCTGAACCCCCCCTCGGTCTTCATCTGGGCGCGCGGGATGGAAGCGGCACCGATCCGGCTCACCGTGCATCCCCGCCCAGGATGGCGAATCACGACGCAGCTGTTCCCCACCGCGAATCCGGCCGTGTTCACGGCGCCCAACCTGGCGTGGTTCATGGACTCCCCGCTGGAGGCCGGCCCGACCTCGCTGCGGAGCTGGCGGACCGGCCGCGGAGCGGACACGGTGACCTGGCGGCTCGCCGTCCACCACACGGCGGGCGAGGCCGAGGTCGACAGCTTCGCCGCGATGGCCCAAAAGGTGGTCGGCGAGGAGCTGGCCATCTGGGGCGCCCCGCCCGCGTACGAAGGGGGAACGTATACCCTGCTGGCCGACTATCTCCCCTGGGCGTCGGGCGACGCGATGGAGCACCGGAACTCCACCGTGCTGACGTCGCGCAAGTCGCTGGTGAGCCGCGCGGACCGGGTGTCCAACCTCGCCCCCCTGGCGCACGAGCTCTTCCACTCCTGGAACGGGGAGCGGCTGCGCCCGCGCTCGCTGGAGCCGTTCAACTTCGAAGCGCAGAACCAGTCCCCGGAACTCTGGTTCGTGGAGGGCTTTACCCGGTACTACGGCTACCTGGTGGTGCGGCGTGCCGGGTACTACTCGGACGCCGAGTACACCGAATTGATCAGCGCGGACATCGAGGCCGTGACGAACGCGCCGGGACGCGCGCACCATAGCGCGGCGGAGGCGGGGCTGGACGCGCCGCTGACCGACGGCGCCTTGTCGCTGGACCAGACGAACCGCCAGAACCAGTCCGTCTCGTATTACCTGTGGGGACACACCCTGGCCGTCGCGCTCGACCTCAACCTGCGCTCCCGCTACCGGCTCACGCTGGACGACTACATGCGCGCGATGTGGCGCGAATACGGCCGCTTCCAGACTCCGGAGCTCTCACCCGAGCGGCCGTACACGAACGCGGAGCTGCGCCGCGTCCTGGGCGAGGTCACCCGTGACCCGCGCTTCGCCAACGAGTTCTTTGCGCGGTACGTGGAGGGCCGGGAGGTGCCCGACTTCGCCGCCCTCCTGGAGCCGGCGGGCCTGGTGCTGCGCCGCAAAGCCGCCGACAAGGTTTACCTGGGCGCCGTGGTGGAAGACGATCCGGGGGCGGTGTACGTCAACGGTCCCAAGGAGAACGGGTCGCTCTTTCAGGCCGGGATCACGGGGGGCGACCTGATCCACAGCGTGGATGGCGAGCCGACCGCGACCGCCGCGGCGCTCCATGCGATCCTCGCCCGGCGCCGCCCGGGAGAGGTGGTCCGGATGGAGGTGTCCGGCCGGGGGATGCGCTTCACGGTACCCGTCACCCTGGTCGCGAACCCATCCGTCGAGGTGGTCACGCGCGAGAGCGCCGGGCTTCCGGTCACCCCGGCGATGCGCGCACTTCGGGAAAGCTGGCTCGGGTCGCGCGCCGCGTCCCGCTGA
- a CDS encoding BlaI/MecI/CopY family transcriptional regulator — protein sequence MPPPVSELGRRERQIMDALFRRGQATAAEVLADLPDAPSNAAVRGMLRHLEDKGYVRHEQDGPRYVFFPAVERDGESRSALAHVLKTFFGDSRENAMAALLGMGESEISDEEHQRLSRLLDQARKPGRG from the coding sequence ATGCCCCCCCCTGTTTCAGAGCTTGGCCGCCGCGAGCGGCAGATCATGGATGCGCTGTTCCGGCGGGGTCAGGCGACGGCGGCGGAGGTGCTCGCCGATCTGCCCGACGCGCCGAGCAATGCCGCGGTCCGCGGGATGCTCCGCCACCTGGAGGACAAGGGATACGTGCGGCACGAGCAGGACGGACCGCGGTACGTGTTCTTTCCAGCGGTGGAGCGCGACGGGGAGAGCCGATCGGCGCTCGCGCACGTGCTCAAGACGTTCTTTGGCGACTCGCGCGAGAACGCCATGGCCGCGCTGCTCGGAATGGGCGAATCGGAGATCTCCGACGAGGAGCACCAGCGCCTCTCCCGGCTACTCGACCAGGCACGCAAGCCGGGCCGCGGCTAG